The Camelina sativa cultivar DH55 chromosome 16, Cs, whole genome shotgun sequence sequence CACTTAATTACCACCACGAAGTTTCATGTTTGTATCAATAAAAATGATTCttgtgatgtgtgtgtgtgactcgTCACACAGTGCTTTTTAcctatatgtgtgtgtgtgactctTCACACAGTGACTCGTCACAAAGGATACATACTTTGTTTATTGTGTAATTCATACCTATTATCAACACGTGTAAACCACTAAGAATATATTCTCTAATTCAAATCAGTTTTTACGAGAAAGTTCAAATCAAAGGTTTTGTTGTAATGGCGTGACTCGTGAGCTATAATAATAGATATTATCAAAAGGTGGTTGcgataaacaaataaaaatatcttaggTAAGGGTAATATCGGAAATTGACGAACCTAGTCCATAAATTGCTGTTCCTTGGCTCACATCTCAAATCAATTTAGCACTCAAACAGTATACACAGTCATTAATCGTAAAGGTCTCACAAACACTAAAACATGGCGTCAAAGATTCTGGTGATCGGAGGGACTGGTCACATCGGACAACTCATTGTAGAAGCAAGCGTGAAAGCCCGGCACTCCACGTTGGCTCTTGTTAGAGAAGCAACTCTCTCCGATCCCGTCAAGGGCAAAATCGTCCAGAAATTTAAAGATCTCGGCGTCAAAATACTTCACGTACGTACGCTTGAttcctttaatatatatatctttcataaAGATTCCAATAACCATAATCCATAACCTAGCTATTATGTATATCAAACTTGGGATCAGGGGGAGTTGAACGATCACGAGAGCTTAGTGAAGGCCGTTAAACAGGCCGATGTGGTTATATCAACCGTTGGGAGCATGCAAATCTTGGATCAAACCAAGATTGTTTCAGCCATTAAAGAAGCCGGTAACGTCAAGGTCAGATCTTGATTCAACCAACCCGTTACATATGAGTAGAATCCGATCTGCATAAGATAAAATTTGTATATCTTTTAGGATGgatgtgtgtatataatatataaatagaattcAATTAGTCTAGTGATTTGTGTTAGTGTTGTTGGTCCGTCACCACCAAATATAATTAGTCTAGTGATTTTCTTGAATAATAATCATCCAACTGAAGATATAGTCTCATACTGGATTTGACGTAATTTGCAGAGATTCTTGCCGTCTGAGTTTGGGATGGACGTGGACAGGTCTAATGCGGTTGAGCCAGCGAAATCGCCTTTTGCAAGGAAACTACAGACCAGGAGAGCCGTTGAAGCGGAAGGAATACCATACACTTACATTGTTACCAATTACCTTTCCGGTTACTACTTGCCCACATTGGTTCAGTTCGAGTTTGGTCTCACTTCTCCTCCTAGAGACAAAGTCCAAATATTTGGTGATGGAAATGCcaaaggttagtttcatatatatCCGAAAACATTAATGTGCTTTTTATACAGTTGAATGAATGTAACACGGTCGAATATTTTCGCATGCAGCTGTGTTCAACAAGGAGGAAGATATTGCTGCTTATACGATCAAAACCGTGGATGATCCGAGGACTCTGAATAAAACCCTCTACATTAATCCTCCTAACAACACTTTATCCATGAACGAATTAGTCACCTTGTGGGAGAAAAAGATTGGCAAGTCTCTTGAGAAGACTTACTTGTCAGAGGAACAAATCTTTAAAAGCATCCAAGGTTTAGAAAATCAGAATTATAAGGATTTTAGATTCTTTAGTACTGCCTTTTTTCATTAGCTgaataaaaagttataattcTGTTTCTGCAGAGTCTCCAGATCCCATCAATGTTCTTATGTCTATAAACCACGCAGTGTTTGTGAAAGGAGACCAGACCAATTTCACTATTGAGCCTTCGTTCGGTTTTGAAGCCTCTCAGCTTTACCCTGATGTCAAGTACACAAGTGTTGATGAGTATCtcagttattttgtttgaggtaCTTCATAACTTACCACCATGACGCTAGTTTCATGTTTTGTATCAATAAAAATGACTCTTGTGATGTGTTGTCACAGTGCTCTACCACAATAAAATTATCTCACAAATTCACATATCTTTGCATGCATTTAATTGGTTTGATATGTACACCTATATAATAATGAATACCGTTTGTGCTAGAATttatgtaatttgtattttacgAACAGAACATGAGAGTCGAAAACTGTTCACCACATCACATGGGATGTTTAGTGAGGAGGTATTTGTCGTAATTAACCCACTAAATACCGTCCATAAATAATTGCCCTGTCGACGCCAAGTCCTTCTCTCAAATCCCACAGTATCATTATTCAAATAGTACACATTTATTAGTCATTACCACCGTTGAAACATGACGACGGAGAAAAGCAAGATTCTTGTGATCGGAGGGACTGGTTACTTGGGTGAATTCATCGTTGAAGCTAGCGCTAAAGCCGGTAATCTAAGATTCGCTCTTGTCCGAGAAGCATCTCTCTCCGATCCCGTCAAGGGCAAAACCATCCAACGCTTCAAAGATCCCGGCGTCACAATACTACACGTATGCATGAACTATCATTCTATAACATGTACCAAACCAAGATCATTACCGCAATCAAAGAAGCCGGTAACGTTAAGGTCAGAATTTGATTCATCATCAAACCTCATTACAAATAAACAATTGCAGAGAGTCTCTAACTAGATATGTAGTCGATGTTTTCCAGAGATACTTGCCGGCTGAGTTTGGGGTAGACGTGGAGAGGACCAGTGCCGTTGAGCCGGCAAAGTACTTTTTTGCAAGGAAGATACAGATTAGGAAAGCCATAGAAGCTGAAAGAATACCATACACTTACATTGTTAGCAATTGCTCTGCTGGTTTTTACTTGCGCACATTAGTCCAGTTCGAGTCTAGTCTCATATATTTCTCATACCAGAGACAAGGTTATCATCTTTGGCGAAGACAGTGTTCCTCCTAGAGACAAAGTCACCATTTTAGGGGATGGAAGTGCCAAAGGTGGAGAATTATATAATGTAATAGAAAAGTagaatttaaaacataaaagatttttatataatttagattGTTTTCGCAGTTGTGATCAACAAAGAGGAAGATATTGCTGCCTACACAATCAGGACAGTGGATGATCCAAGGACTCTGAACAAAACACTCTACATTAAACCTCCTAAGAACACTTTATCAATGAATGAAATGGTAACATTGTGGGAGAAAAAGATCGGCAAGTCCCTCGAGAAGACTCACATCTCAGAAGAACAAATTCTTAAAAACATCCAAGGTTAGAAATTCTAATCCGAGCATGATTCA is a genomic window containing:
- the LOC104751402 gene encoding isoflavone reductase homolog P3-like encodes the protein MASKILVIGGTGHIGQLIVEASVKARHSTLALVREATLSDPVKGKIVQKFKDLGVKILHGELNDHESLVKAVKQADVVISTVGSMQILDQTKIVSAIKEAGNVKRFLPSEFGMDVDRSNAVEPAKSPFARKLQTRRAVEAEGIPYTYIVTNYLSGYYLPTLVQFEFGLTSPPRDKVQIFGDGNAKAVFNKEEDIAAYTIKTVDDPRTLNKTLYINPPNNTLSMNELVTLWEKKIGKSLEKTYLSEEQIFKSIQESPDPINVLMSINHAVFVKGDQTNFTIEPSFGFEASQLYPDVKYTSVDEYLSYFV